Proteins encoded within one genomic window of Nitrospina gracilis 3/211:
- a CDS encoding MBL fold metallo-hydrolase, with the protein MKTTLIGHACLWIESNDTTMLCDPCLFSIHFEELNHYYPQVEIDREKLKRPDVLYLSHRHQDHFDIRTLAYLPKDLKVFCPQDPLMLECLKELGYTDVTAVESFEAYTVKGLTLIPTPSLLEDYYPEHGVIVRDGEVSIWNQVDTIVSPKIIEYIHRLCGRVDLAHLRFQPLLEQNFAFHKPCVLPFEEYSSFLKVAKALSPKFAVPGSAGERFFDRFEFLNHFVFPTTQEQFLDDLRDFAPEIQSSVFNPGDIAEITQDGVTIHEKKSETARFKENHDSVTAFNPLMEVPRIRTMTADPAQQTEEKQCVESFLQKEFLERLQQLEVASAWGHWKVGYRLELFGENDSDVWSIDFSKPPAIKKRIPGAGQCV; encoded by the coding sequence ATGAAGACCACGCTTATCGGCCACGCCTGTTTATGGATTGAGTCCAATGACACCACGATGCTGTGCGATCCGTGCCTGTTCAGCATCCACTTCGAGGAACTCAATCATTATTATCCGCAGGTGGAGATCGACCGCGAAAAGCTGAAACGTCCTGATGTGCTGTACCTGTCGCACCGGCACCAGGACCATTTCGACATCCGCACGCTGGCCTACCTGCCGAAAGACCTCAAGGTGTTTTGCCCGCAGGACCCCCTCATGCTCGAGTGCCTGAAGGAGCTGGGCTACACCGATGTCACGGCGGTGGAAAGTTTCGAGGCATACACGGTGAAGGGATTGACCCTCATCCCCACACCCTCCCTTCTGGAGGATTATTATCCAGAACATGGGGTTATCGTGCGGGACGGGGAGGTGAGCATCTGGAACCAGGTGGACACCATCGTCTCGCCCAAGATCATCGAATACATCCACCGACTCTGCGGCCGGGTGGACCTGGCCCACCTGCGGTTTCAGCCACTGCTGGAACAGAATTTCGCTTTCCACAAGCCCTGCGTTTTGCCGTTTGAGGAATACAGTTCCTTTCTGAAAGTGGCCAAGGCGCTGTCGCCGAAATTCGCCGTGCCCGGCTCGGCGGGGGAGCGTTTCTTCGACCGCTTCGAGTTTCTGAACCACTTTGTATTCCCCACCACGCAGGAACAATTTCTGGATGATCTGCGTGACTTTGCACCGGAAATCCAGTCGAGCGTGTTCAATCCGGGGGACATTGCCGAGATCACCCAAGACGGCGTAACCATTCACGAAAAGAAGTCGGAGACGGCGAGGTTCAAGGAGAACCATGACAGCGTCACCGCCTTCAACCCATTGATGGAGGTGCCACGCATCCGCACTATGACGGCGGATCCGGCCCAGCAGACGGAAGAGAAACAGTGCGTCGAAAGCTTTTTGCAAAAAGAATTTCTTGAACGGCTTCAGCAATTGGAAGTCGCCTCCGCGTGGGGGCACTGGAAAGTCGGCTACCGGCTGGAACTGTTCGGGGAGAACGACTCCGATGTGTGGAGCATTGATTTCAGCAAACCGCCCGCCATCAAAAAAAGGATACCTGGGGCGGGTCAATGTGTATGA
- a CDS encoding (2Fe-2S)-binding protein, giving the protein MDSHSSGEEIICQCFQVSDKVIKEQIREEGLQSIEEITAACGAGGGCQSCHMLLQLFLDQHQNKLHPAEKSDPPANGEVRKRGIFSKLFARY; this is encoded by the coding sequence ATGGATTCCCACAGCTCCGGCGAAGAGATCATTTGTCAATGTTTTCAAGTGTCTGACAAAGTCATCAAGGAGCAGATCCGGGAAGAAGGCCTGCAATCCATTGAGGAAATCACCGCCGCCTGTGGTGCCGGGGGAGGATGCCAGTCCTGCCACATGCTCCTCCAGTTGTTCCTCGACCAGCACCAGAACAAGCTGCATCCTGCCGAAAAATCCGATCCTCCTGCCAACGGAGAGGTTCGAAAACGGGGAATTTTCAGTAAACTGTTTGCCAGATACTGA
- the larC gene encoding nickel pincer cofactor biosynthesis protein LarC, giving the protein MKTLYFDCYTGISGDMILGALVDLGVDLKVLRAGLQTLGLKDYEIKSRKVKRNHLAGTKVEVKVGHSRHHHRGLADIRALIQKSKLPAAVKEKAVSVFERLGRAEARVHRIALDKVHFHEVGAVDSIIDIVGGVFALHLLEVEQVIASPINTGEGTVACEHGVLPVPAPATLELLKGTPCFSSGVPMELTTPTGAAMIGFFSEKFQGMPLMTISKMGYGAGTHQIDGQPNLLRAVLGETVTRSTDCVVLLETNIDDMNPEFYDHVMDRLFEAGALDVYFTPIFMKKNRPAVKLSVLSPPRKRDALSRILLAETSTYGVRSCEMERTVLDRKVEPVKTRFGSVKVKVGWLDGLPVHISPEYEDCRSIANKKKIPLRDVYEEALRNAKEQLKG; this is encoded by the coding sequence ATGAAAACCCTTTATTTCGACTGCTATACCGGGATCAGCGGTGACATGATCCTGGGCGCGCTGGTGGACCTCGGTGTGGACCTGAAGGTTTTGCGCGCCGGCCTTCAAACTCTGGGTCTCAAGGACTACGAAATAAAGTCGAGAAAAGTGAAGCGCAACCACCTGGCGGGAACAAAGGTGGAAGTGAAGGTGGGGCACTCGCGCCATCACCATCGCGGACTCGCCGACATCCGTGCCCTCATTCAAAAATCAAAACTGCCGGCCGCCGTTAAGGAAAAGGCGGTTTCCGTGTTTGAGCGATTGGGCCGGGCCGAGGCGCGGGTGCACCGCATCGCCCTCGACAAGGTGCATTTCCACGAAGTGGGGGCGGTGGACTCGATCATCGACATCGTCGGCGGTGTGTTTGCCCTGCACCTGTTGGAAGTGGAGCAGGTGATAGCCTCGCCCATCAACACGGGCGAGGGGACGGTTGCCTGCGAGCACGGTGTTCTTCCCGTTCCAGCCCCCGCCACGCTGGAGTTGCTGAAAGGCACTCCCTGTTTTTCCAGCGGTGTGCCGATGGAGCTGACCACCCCCACCGGCGCGGCAATGATCGGTTTCTTCTCAGAAAAATTTCAGGGAATGCCGCTCATGACCATTTCAAAAATGGGGTATGGTGCAGGTACGCATCAGATTGACGGTCAGCCCAATTTGCTGCGCGCCGTGCTGGGAGAGACAGTGACGAGGTCCACCGACTGCGTGGTCTTGCTGGAGACCAACATCGACGACATGAACCCGGAGTTTTACGATCATGTGATGGACCGCCTGTTCGAGGCCGGGGCTCTGGATGTCTACTTCACACCCATCTTTATGAAAAAGAACCGGCCGGCCGTCAAGCTTTCGGTACTGTCCCCACCGCGCAAGCGCGATGCGCTTTCCAGAATCCTTCTGGCGGAAACTTCAACCTATGGAGTGCGGTCGTGCGAGATGGAGCGGACGGTGCTCGATCGAAAAGTGGAGCCGGTCAAAACCCGGTTTGGGTCGGTGAAGGTGAAGGTGGGGTGGCTGGACGGACTGCCGGTACATATCTCCCCGGAGTATGAAGACTGCCGGAGCATCGCAAATAAAAAGAAAATTCCACTCCGGGATGTGTACGAGGAAGCGCTCCGTAATGCGAAGGAGCAATTGAAAGGGTAG
- a CDS encoding DUF507 family protein, with translation MKLSREKVNHISKLIVKDFENREEIDYKEDLNDVRLEIARVINEELKIDDKADAEARRIIESYTTRKLREGTEEWDIMYQKHYEEYFKKHGL, from the coding sequence ATGAAACTGAGCAGGGAAAAAGTCAATCACATCAGCAAGCTCATCGTGAAGGATTTCGAAAACCGCGAGGAGATCGACTACAAGGAGGACCTCAACGACGTGCGTCTGGAAATTGCCCGGGTCATCAACGAGGAGTTGAAGATCGACGACAAGGCGGATGCCGAAGCGCGGCGCATCATCGAGTCTTACACCACCCGCAAACTCCGCGAGGGAACTGAGGAGTGGGACATCATGTACCAGAAACACTACGAAGAGTATTTCAAGAAACACGGACTGTAA
- a CDS encoding DUF507 family protein, producing MRIQKELIDRIAKKTVRSLIENNFIIWDDRPEKLEAIIHEIITEDLMVEDRLNEEVKMLLESRTKDYERDMMDYGRVFQMVKSKLVRERGLIL from the coding sequence ATGAGAATACAGAAAGAATTAATCGACCGTATCGCTAAAAAAACAGTCCGCTCCCTGATCGAAAACAATTTCATCATCTGGGACGACCGGCCGGAAAAACTGGAAGCCATCATTCACGAAATCATCACCGAAGACCTGATGGTGGAAGACCGGCTGAACGAAGAAGTCAAAATGCTGTTGGAATCCCGCACCAAGGACTACGAGCGCGACATGATGGATTACGGACGCGTGTTCCAGATGGTGAAATCCAAGCTGGTCCGGGAACGCGGCCTCATTCTTTAA
- the tatC gene encoding twin-arginine translocase subunit TatC: MVNTLGFTEKIPVSKHLKELKDRVVQTAIVVGFFFGVCFYFIEILLGWLEDPLPKQWAQLTFITPTEPFFTNMKVAFMGSLFISMPLILYHFWMFISPGLKVKEKKITFMFVFFGTLFFVFGGTFCYFLVVPLALKFLFNYGVQYWQMQVTIGFYFSFIVKLILAFAFAFQTPLIMVLLTKFGVINTIKMRMYRKWAFLGSFALAAILTPPDIVTQLLLGIPLYALYEFGVLVSTFFEDPKQREQVLKQVQLEREMRKAKKEAQQAQKEAKKRKVKVKPQKKAV, encoded by the coding sequence GTGGTAAACACCCTGGGTTTTACCGAAAAAATCCCCGTCTCCAAGCACCTCAAGGAACTCAAGGACCGTGTGGTTCAGACGGCCATTGTGGTGGGTTTCTTTTTCGGGGTCTGCTTCTACTTCATCGAAATCCTGCTGGGCTGGCTGGAGGATCCGCTTCCCAAGCAATGGGCCCAACTGACGTTCATCACACCTACGGAACCCTTTTTCACCAACATGAAGGTTGCGTTCATGGGGTCGCTGTTCATCTCCATGCCGCTCATCCTCTACCATTTCTGGATGTTTATTTCTCCCGGCCTCAAGGTAAAGGAGAAAAAGATCACGTTCATGTTCGTGTTCTTTGGCACGCTGTTCTTCGTCTTCGGCGGCACGTTCTGTTATTTCCTCGTGGTTCCGCTGGCCCTGAAGTTCCTGTTCAACTACGGCGTCCAATACTGGCAGATGCAGGTGACCATCGGCTTTTACTTTTCGTTCATTGTGAAGCTGATCCTTGCCTTTGCTTTTGCTTTCCAGACGCCGTTGATCATGGTCCTTCTCACCAAGTTCGGCGTTATAAACACCATTAAGATGCGGATGTACCGCAAGTGGGCGTTCCTGGGTTCATTCGCTTTGGCCGCTATCCTCACCCCGCCCGACATCGTCACCCAGCTCCTTCTCGGGATTCCGCTTTACGCCTTGTATGAGTTCGGCGTTCTCGTTTCCACATTTTTCGAGGACCCCAAACAGCGCGAGCAGGTGTTGAAGCAGGTCCAGCTGGAGCGCGAAATGCGTAAAGCCAAGAAGGAAGCCCAGCAGGCACAGAAAGAGGCCAAAAAAAGAAAGGTCAAGGTCAAGCCGCAAAAGAAGGCGGTGTGA
- a CDS encoding CPBP family intramembrane glutamic endopeptidase produces MAQLGFAREKWVRHGLVGGLPGLLLAGTVPLLDAFIENSGLNQTELFAGAENRAIALPSVATLALIGVGQVLFTPLIEQVYFTGFLLPALFRVGKPMTAIYFTAALFALVHFDIRLSLFLTGLVCSGLFYWTGTLWASLFFHMGCALGGWLVTYFYPRVVTFLAFLL; encoded by the coding sequence TTGGCCCAACTCGGGTTCGCCAGGGAAAAGTGGGTTCGCCATGGTTTGGTGGGAGGCCTCCCCGGCCTGCTGTTGGCTGGAACCGTGCCCTTGCTCGATGCCTTCATCGAAAATTCGGGATTGAACCAGACGGAACTGTTTGCCGGAGCGGAAAACAGGGCCATCGCCCTGCCCTCCGTTGCCACGCTTGCATTGATTGGAGTGGGCCAGGTCCTTTTCACTCCGCTTATAGAGCAGGTTTATTTCACCGGGTTTCTGCTTCCGGCCCTGTTCCGTGTGGGAAAACCGATGACAGCAATCTATTTCACTGCCGCGTTGTTCGCCCTTGTCCACTTCGATATCAGGTTGAGCCTGTTCCTGACAGGACTGGTCTGCTCCGGATTGTTTTACTGGACCGGCACACTCTGGGCTTCCCTGTTTTTTCATATGGGGTGCGCGCTGGGGGGATGGTTGGTGACCTACTTTTATCCGCGCGTGGTCACGTTTCTAGCTTTTCTGTTGTGA
- a CDS encoding pentapeptide repeat-containing protein, producing MSEESMDAGWRSADLSEDDLRKKLELSKHDLVAADLSGIRLTKADLTDANLMRIDMSQAQLNGIDFRRSDMLGVKFMEAVLTDCKFTGSHLTQARFDDAKLVNIVLNGLQLSNTSFRGARFENCQINKSILTKSDLANVEMVQCQFIQADGTHSTFRGIQITDSDLSFIRLVRVDFRESELNQVNFDSANLNQTDFSVATLENVNFKKAQLGQSNFISTELSGCDFSQANLERSNFSETDMSGAKLDGAILHGANLQNVENLTAEQVNGAKIDKRTTLPHYLVVEWTSKTEFVCKSRD from the coding sequence ATGTCAGAAGAAAGCATGGATGCCGGATGGCGTTCTGCGGATTTGTCCGAGGACGACCTGCGAAAAAAGCTGGAGCTGTCCAAACACGATCTGGTGGCCGCAGACCTTTCCGGAATCAGGTTGACCAAAGCTGATTTGACTGATGCCAACTTGATGCGCATCGACATGAGCCAGGCGCAATTGAACGGAATCGATTTCCGCCGTTCGGACATGTTGGGGGTCAAGTTTATGGAAGCGGTTCTGACGGACTGCAAGTTCACCGGCAGTCACCTGACGCAGGCCCGGTTTGACGATGCGAAACTGGTCAATATTGTGCTGAACGGACTTCAATTGTCCAATACCAGCTTTCGGGGCGCACGGTTTGAAAATTGCCAGATCAACAAATCCATTTTGACCAAATCCGACCTGGCCAACGTGGAAATGGTTCAATGCCAGTTCATTCAGGCCGACGGCACGCATTCCACATTTCGGGGCATCCAGATCACCGATTCCGACCTCAGTTTCATCCGGCTCGTACGAGTGGATTTCCGTGAATCCGAACTCAATCAGGTCAATTTTGACAGTGCCAACCTGAACCAGACCGATTTCAGCGTGGCGACACTCGAGAACGTCAACTTTAAGAAGGCGCAATTAGGCCAATCCAATTTTATCAGCACGGAATTGTCGGGTTGCGACTTTTCCCAGGCCAACCTGGAGCGTTCGAATTTCAGTGAAACCGATATGAGCGGGGCCAAACTGGACGGAGCCATCCTGCACGGCGCTAACTTGCAAAATGTGGAGAACCTGACTGCGGAACAGGTCAATGGTGCAAAAATCGACAAGCGCACCACGTTGCCTCATTATCTCGTGGTGGAATGGACCTCGAAAACAGAATTTGTGTGCAAATCTCGCGACTAG
- the rpiB gene encoding ribose 5-phosphate isomerase B → MNRENKIGKIVIASDHAGFELKQSLIEAMRADGVEVTDLGPDSSEQVDYPDYGIKVATMVSEDENLNGIVMCGTGIGMSIVVNRFPKVRGTLCNDMYTAKLCRQHNDSNILIMGGRVIGMGLAYEIVRTWMSTPFEGGRHGRRLEKINNIQNMLNKGVL, encoded by the coding sequence ATGAACAGAGAAAATAAAATTGGAAAAATTGTGATCGCCTCCGACCACGCTGGATTCGAATTGAAGCAATCCCTCATTGAGGCCATGCGTGCGGACGGTGTGGAGGTGACGGACCTCGGCCCGGACTCTTCCGAGCAGGTTGATTACCCGGATTACGGCATCAAGGTGGCCACCATGGTGTCAGAGGACGAAAACCTGAACGGCATCGTTATGTGCGGCACCGGGATCGGCATGTCCATCGTCGTCAATCGGTTCCCCAAGGTGCGGGGCACGCTTTGCAACGATATGTATACGGCCAAACTTTGCCGGCAGCATAATGATTCGAACATCCTGATCATGGGAGGCCGGGTGATTGGCATGGGGCTCGCTTACGAGATCGTGCGCACCTGGATGAGCACACCGTTCGAGGGAGGCCGCCACGGCCGGCGTCTGGAAAAGATCAACAACATCCAAAATATGCTCAATAAAGGAGTACTTTAA
- the glyA gene encoding serine hydroxymethyltransferase translates to MSLLSEFDPDIAHAIKGEIDRENFTLEMIASENFVSPQVLEALGSVMTNKYAEGYPNKRYYGGCKYVDIAEQLAIDRAKEIFGAEHANVQPHSGSQANMAVYHAVCEPGDTILGMNLSHGGHLTHGAPVNFSGYTYKVVQYGLNKETELLDYDEVEKLAKEHRPKMIVVGASAYPRVIDAKRFREIADEVGAKIMTDIAHPAGLVAAKLYPSPVPYSDFVTTTTHKTLRGPRGGMILCKEEFAKDVNKKIFPGIQGGPLMHVIAAKAVAFKEALQPDFVEYQKQVIKNAQCLGEFLKERDFKIVSGGTDTHLILVDLTNKGITGKQAEEALDQAGITVNKNTVPFETRSPFVTSGIRIGTPALTTRGMKEDAMKQIGEMIVGVLEHVDDAGYIEKTRKQVRDLCEQYPFHMELSNKY, encoded by the coding sequence TTGTCACTTTTATCTGAATTCGACCCGGATATCGCTCATGCCATCAAAGGCGAAATTGACCGCGAGAATTTCACGCTGGAGATGATCGCATCCGAGAACTTTGTCAGCCCTCAGGTACTCGAAGCGCTGGGCTCGGTGATGACCAACAAATACGCCGAGGGCTATCCCAACAAGCGTTATTACGGTGGTTGCAAATATGTGGATATCGCCGAACAGCTGGCGATCGACCGGGCGAAGGAGATTTTCGGTGCGGAGCATGCCAATGTCCAACCCCACTCGGGTTCACAGGCCAATATGGCCGTTTATCACGCCGTGTGCGAACCGGGTGATACCATTCTGGGCATGAACCTGTCCCACGGCGGCCACCTGACGCACGGGGCGCCGGTGAACTTTTCGGGCTATACTTACAAGGTCGTGCAGTACGGTCTCAACAAGGAGACCGAGCTTCTCGATTATGACGAAGTTGAAAAACTGGCCAAGGAACACCGGCCGAAGATGATCGTCGTCGGCGCCAGCGCCTATCCGCGGGTGATCGACGCCAAGCGGTTTCGGGAAATCGCTGATGAAGTGGGCGCGAAGATCATGACCGACATCGCCCACCCGGCGGGACTGGTCGCGGCCAAGTTGTATCCCAGCCCGGTACCGTATTCGGATTTCGTCACCACAACCACGCACAAAACCCTGCGCGGGCCCCGCGGCGGCATGATCCTCTGCAAAGAAGAATTCGCCAAGGACGTGAACAAGAAGATTTTTCCCGGCATCCAGGGGGGTCCCCTGATGCATGTCATCGCCGCCAAGGCAGTCGCCTTCAAGGAAGCTCTGCAACCGGATTTCGTCGAGTACCAGAAACAGGTCATCAAGAACGCGCAGTGCCTGGGTGAATTTCTTAAGGAACGCGACTTCAAGATCGTCAGTGGTGGCACCGACACACATCTGATTCTGGTTGATCTCACCAACAAGGGCATCACCGGCAAGCAGGCGGAAGAGGCACTCGACCAAGCGGGCATCACCGTCAACAAGAACACCGTGCCGTTCGAGACCCGCAGTCCCTTCGTCACCTCCGGTATCCGCATCGGCACCCCGGCGCTCACCACCCGCGGCATGAAGGAAGACGCGATGAAGCAGATCGGCGAAATGATCGTCGGTGTGCTGGAGCACGTGGACGATGCCGGCTACATCGAGAAAACCCGCAAGCAGGTGCGGGACCTTTGCGAGCAGTACCCGTTTCACATGGAGCTATCCAACAAGTACTGA
- the nrdR gene encoding transcriptional regulator NrdR: MKCPNCSNMENKVIDSRTNREGDMTRRRRECLNCGERFTTYERIETTPLLVVKKDGRREEFDRRKIMSGIQKACQKRPVSIEQMEEIVDRVEKHFQESGEKEVSAVTVGEKVVKELYHLDGVAYVRFASVYRDFKDANEFLSELRNFVKNKEDH; this comes from the coding sequence ATGAAATGTCCAAACTGTTCCAATATGGAAAACAAGGTCATTGATTCCCGCACCAACCGGGAAGGAGATATGACCCGCCGCCGCCGCGAGTGCCTCAATTGCGGGGAGCGGTTCACCACCTACGAACGGATCGAAACCACACCGCTTCTGGTCGTGAAAAAAGACGGGCGTCGGGAAGAGTTCGACCGGCGCAAGATCATGTCCGGCATCCAGAAAGCCTGCCAGAAACGCCCCGTCAGCATCGAGCAGATGGAAGAGATCGTGGACCGGGTCGAGAAACATTTTCAGGAATCAGGGGAAAAAGAAGTTTCCGCTGTCACCGTCGGCGAGAAGGTGGTGAAGGAGTTGTACCACCTCGATGGCGTTGCGTATGTTCGTTTCGCTTCGGTATACCGGGATTTCAAGGACGCCAACGAGTTCCTGTCCGAGCTCAGAAACTTCGTCAAGAACAAGGAAGATCACTGA
- a CDS encoding cytochrome C assembly family protein translates to MKVLTFNIAMISYLMASLEYFVYLIYRRQFVSSLATVTAAVGLFFHTVIIGLRSQETGHGPYTTSFEVAIFFSWVVVVVYFITHWKYKIKDLGSFVIPLAFLILLYATFLSEEVVHFPESQFRSLMTLHRTLSILGFAAFAIAFAAGVMYLIQERQVKSKKLGIMYFRMPPLESMDQLNFKVVAIGFPLFTLGFLTGGIWTTQATESPFFSWDVVRTWPLVFGWIIYGIVFFGRFMTGLRGRKAAWGSVAGFITVMFSYLLHV, encoded by the coding sequence ATGAAAGTCCTGACCTTCAATATTGCCATGATCAGTTATCTTATGGCATCCCTGGAGTATTTCGTTTACCTGATATACCGGCGTCAGTTCGTGTCGTCGCTGGCGACGGTCACCGCCGCGGTCGGGCTGTTTTTTCATACGGTGATCATCGGCCTGCGTTCGCAGGAAACCGGCCATGGTCCTTACACCACCTCCTTTGAGGTGGCAATTTTCTTTTCATGGGTGGTGGTTGTGGTGTACTTTATTACCCATTGGAAATACAAGATCAAGGACCTGGGATCGTTTGTCATCCCTTTGGCTTTCCTGATTCTTTTGTACGCGACCTTCCTGTCGGAAGAGGTGGTGCACTTTCCGGAATCCCAGTTCCGGAGCCTCATGACCCTGCACCGCACCCTGTCCATTCTCGGGTTCGCCGCGTTCGCCATCGCCTTTGCGGCGGGGGTGATGTACCTGATTCAGGAACGCCAGGTGAAATCCAAAAAGCTCGGCATCATGTATTTTCGCATGCCTCCCCTGGAATCAATGGACCAGTTGAATTTCAAGGTGGTGGCGATCGGGTTCCCGCTGTTCACGCTGGGATTTTTGACCGGTGGCATCTGGACCACGCAGGCGACGGAGTCGCCTTTTTTTTCATGGGACGTGGTCCGGACATGGCCCTTGGTGTTTGGCTGGATCATATACGGCATCGTGTTTTTCGGCCGTTTCATGACGGGACTGCGCGGCCGTAAAGCCGCGTGGGGATCTGTAGCGGGATTCATTACGGTCATGTTCAGTTACCTTCTGCACGTTTGA
- the hemA gene encoding glutamyl-tRNA reductase, with protein sequence MEHSNLVIVGVNHKNTPVELRERLAFTQGTIEESSEKLNQYPEIEENLIISTCNRVEIYARVNDINNGVLRLKRFISDYHQIPIDVLDEHFYSYTEDKTIEHLFRVSASLDSMIVGEAQILGQVKDAYSLARSLRTTGIFLNQLFEKAFNVAKRIREETGIAESAVSISSAAVELARKIFDNLENHTVMLVGTGEMAELAARHLMTYGLKTVYVASRTYERAAGLAKTLNGSALGFDEFKEELYRADIVVSSTAAPNFIITKEMVDEALHKRKNRSMFLIDIAVPRDIAPEVNDLENVYLYDIDDLQSVVDANMKEREKEAELAMEIIHSEVVKFNSWIESRDAVPTIVGLRRKAEDIRRQELDKTLKRLEHLSTEDKNALEQMTLSIINKILHKPTVNLKEKTRTSEGQAYLKAIRDLFHLDD encoded by the coding sequence ATGGAACACAGTAATCTGGTGATCGTTGGCGTCAACCACAAGAACACTCCCGTAGAATTACGGGAACGGCTGGCGTTCACGCAGGGGACGATTGAGGAGTCTTCGGAAAAACTCAACCAGTATCCGGAGATCGAGGAAAACCTTATCATCTCCACCTGCAACCGGGTGGAGATTTACGCCCGTGTTAACGATATCAACAACGGGGTCCTGAGGCTCAAACGCTTCATCTCGGATTACCACCAGATCCCCATTGATGTCCTCGACGAGCATTTCTACTCCTACACCGAGGACAAAACCATCGAACACCTGTTCCGCGTGTCAGCGAGCCTCGATTCCATGATCGTCGGCGAAGCGCAGATCCTGGGGCAGGTGAAGGACGCCTACAGCCTGGCGCGTTCGCTTCGCACCACTGGTATCTTCCTCAATCAGCTATTCGAGAAGGCATTCAACGTCGCCAAGCGGATCCGCGAGGAAACCGGCATCGCCGAGAGCGCCGTGTCCATCAGCTCCGCCGCGGTCGAACTGGCGCGCAAGATTTTCGACAACCTTGAAAACCATACCGTCATGCTGGTCGGCACGGGGGAGATGGCGGAACTCGCCGCCCGGCATCTTATGACTTACGGACTCAAAACTGTGTACGTGGCCAGCCGCACCTACGAGCGGGCCGCGGGTCTGGCCAAAACCCTGAACGGCAGTGCGCTCGGGTTCGACGAGTTCAAGGAGGAATTGTACCGTGCCGATATCGTTGTCAGTTCCACTGCCGCGCCCAATTTCATCATCACCAAAGAGATGGTCGACGAAGCCCTGCACAAACGCAAAAACCGCTCCATGTTTTTGATCGATATCGCCGTGCCGCGTGACATTGCGCCCGAGGTCAATGACCTCGAAAACGTTTACCTCTACGATATTGACGATCTGCAAAGCGTCGTGGATGCCAACATGAAGGAACGCGAGAAGGAAGCCGAACTGGCCATGGAGATCATTCACTCCGAAGTGGTCAAGTTCAACAGCTGGATTGAGTCACGGGACGCGGTACCTACGATTGTCGGTCTGCGTCGAAAGGCCGAGGACATCCGGAGGCAGGAACTGGACAAAACACTAAAGCGCCTCGAGCACCTGTCCACTGAAGATAAAAACGCACTCGAGCAGATGACCCTTTCCATCATCAACAAGATTCTTCACAAACCCACGGTCAACCTGAAGGAGAAAACCCGCACTTCCGAAGGCCAGGCTTATTTGAAAGCCATTCGCGACCTGTTTCACCTGGATGATTAA